One Clostridiales bacterium genomic window carries:
- a CDS encoding glycosyltransferase, with protein sequence MVRICAIIPFYNEEKYAYDTINSVKRIKSINRIIAIDDGSKDNTLNIIEGIGGIDIIKHAKNMGKAESVEEALKISNADIYVFLDGDLGYSASNIEPLIDMVIGNECDACVARLPTMTGTGGFGLLKAFASFSVKFFTGVDFPCPLSGQRVINAKALKDFKGGRYRGYGLEVGMLIDLLNKGCFIKVKDADLSHRYTYVNASGFMHRTKQFYDIIITLLNILWRR encoded by the coding sequence ATGGTTAGAATATGTGCGATAATTCCTTTTTATAATGAAGAAAAATATGCATATGATACGATAAATTCTGTCAAAAGGATAAAATCCATAAACAGGATAATAGCTATAGATGATGGTTCCAAGGATAATACCCTGAATATAATAGAGGGAATCGGCGGAATAGATATAATAAAGCACGCCAAAAATATGGGTAAGGCGGAGTCTGTAGAGGAAGCACTAAAGATATCAAACGCCGATATTTATGTATTTCTGGACGGGGACCTTGGATATTCCGCATCAAACATTGAACCCCTAATAGATATGGTAATTGGAAACGAATGCGATGCCTGCGTAGCAAGATTACCCACCATGACCGGTACGGGAGGTTTTGGATTATTAAAGGCGTTTGCAAGCTTCAGTGTCAAATTTTTTACAGGGGTGGATTTCCCATGTCCTCTTTCGGGGCAAAGGGTGATAAATGCAAAAGCGTTAAAAGACTTTAAAGGCGGAAGGTACCGTGGATATGGCCTGGAAGTCGGCATGCTCATCGATTTGTTGAATAAGGGCTGTTTCATAAAAGTCAAAGACGCCGATTTGTCGCACAGGTACACATATGTGAATGCATCGGGTTTTATGCATAGAACGAAGCAATTCTACGACATAATAATAACTCTTTTAAATATTCTATGGAGGCGATAG
- the steA gene encoding putative cytokinetic ring protein SteA, which translates to MKGNIYGKVFKDAYTKRLIHKIDKRGMAVIRHKALDLVAAEELRHKKIKAVINCCDSIDKNGCNEGIGYLLKSGIRIFDALQEDFFDGVKDGDMAEISDNKIYINGTMVSSCREIFEKDIENLYMEDNNYRFIKNTAGFMIRESRYFTGNHPMPELKTPICGRDVLIICRGRGYIDDLKSVSNIIKNIAPVVMGVDGGADAAFDAGIKCDIIIGDMDSVSDKSLLNCSEILVHSYTNGYAPGALRIKNLGLTYKQVLLKGTSEDAALYTAKMKGASKIYIIGSHTCIDEFSEKGRSGMSSTAIIRVLYGSNIIDLKGISSLLKYDDAYVKSSALFLILIFLIIVSWLFKGSIIDELKVFLNFD; encoded by the coding sequence TTGAAAGGCAATATATACGGCAAAGTATTCAAGGATGCATATACAAAAAGGCTTATTCACAAAATAGATAAAAGGGGAATGGCTGTAATAAGGCATAAGGCGCTGGATCTTGTAGCAGCTGAAGAGTTAAGGCATAAAAAAATAAAGGCCGTTATAAACTGTTGCGATTCCATAGATAAAAATGGATGCAATGAGGGCATAGGATATCTGCTAAAGAGCGGCATCAGGATTTTTGACGCATTGCAGGAAGATTTTTTCGATGGGGTGAAAGACGGTGACATGGCCGAAATTTCAGACAATAAAATATATATAAACGGCACGATGGTTTCATCCTGCCGCGAAATCTTCGAAAAAGACATAGAAAACTTATATATGGAAGATAATAATTACAGGTTCATAAAAAATACCGCAGGATTTATGATAAGGGAATCCAGGTATTTTACAGGGAATCATCCCATGCCGGAGCTTAAGACGCCTATTTGCGGAAGGGATGTTCTCATAATTTGCAGGGGACGAGGCTATATAGATGATTTGAAATCAGTCTCAAATATCATAAAAAACATCGCTCCTGTCGTAATGGGAGTCGACGGAGGGGCTGACGCTGCATTCGACGCCGGCATAAAATGCGACATAATCATAGGCGATATGGATAGCGTGAGCGATAAAAGCCTTTTAAACTGCAGTGAGATACTTGTTCATTCGTATACGAACGGATATGCACCGGGAGCATTAAGAATCAAGAATTTAGGTCTCACTTATAAACAGGTTTTGCTAAAGGGTACATCGGAGGATGCCGCACTTTACACGGCGAAAATGAAAGGGGCATCGAAAATATATATAATTGGAAGCCATACATGTATAGACGAATTCTCTGAAAAAGGAAGATCCGGGATGTCAAGCACGGCTATAATAAGGGTGCTGTACGGATCGAACATAATAGACCTCAAGGGGATAAGCAGCCTGCTAAAATATGATGATGCATATGTTAAATCGTCCGCACTTTTTTTAATCCTTATTTTTTTAATCATCGTATCATGGCTTTTTAAGGGAAGTATAATAGATGAACTGAAAGTATTTCTCAATTTTGATTAA